A stretch of the Lactuca sativa cultivar Salinas chromosome 9, Lsat_Salinas_v11, whole genome shotgun sequence genome encodes the following:
- the LOC111901590 gene encoding secreted RxLR effector protein 161-like has product MDVNIAFLHGILQEELFLNQPIGFESEEFPNHVYCLDKAVHGLKRAPRAWYDTLANYLLKFGFSNSKPAKTLMSSSVSIATNATGVDVNANLYRGIMGSLLYLISSHLDILFATILCAHYQSSSKESHFLVVKWIFRYIKHTLNLGLWYPHDSELKLVGYTHSDNGGCGIDCKSTSGGAPMLGDRLVSWSSKKQTSMACSIAEVEYVAIGRCCSYILWVQN; this is encoded by the exons ATGGATGTTAATATTGCCTTCCTACATGGGATTCTTCAAGAAGAATTATTTCTAAATCAACCTATAGGGTTTGAAAGTGAAGAATTTCCGAATCATGTATATTGTCTTGATAAAGCTGTACATGGTTTGAAACGGGCACCTAGAGCGTGGTATGACACATTAGCCAATTATCTTCTT AAGTTTGGTTTTTCTAATAGCAAGCCAGCAAAGACTCTAATGTCCTCATCAGTGTCTATTGCCACTAATGCAACTGGTGTTGATGTGAATGCAAACCTGTATCGAGGAATTATGGGTTCACTACTTTATCTTATTTCCAGTCATCTTGACATTCTATTTGCTACCATATTATGTGCACATTATCAATCCAGTTCTAAGGAATCTCATTTTCTCGTAGTAAAGTGGATCTTTCGTTACATAAAGCATACACTCAATCTTGGGTTATGGTATCCTCACGATTCTGAGTTAAAGCTGGTGGGATACACTCACTCTGATAATGGTGGATGTGGCATTGATTGTAAAAGTACTTCAGGTGGTGCTCCAATGCTTGGAGATAGATTGGTGAGTTGGTCCAGCAAAAAGCAGACATCAATGGCTTGCTCTATTGCTGAAGTTGAATATGTAGCCATTGGAAGGTGTTGTTCTTATATTCTTTGGGTTCAAAATTAG